A window from Brucella sp. BE17 encodes these proteins:
- a CDS encoding glycosyltransferase family 4 protein translates to MSKSLIYLIAEDWFFLSHFMERAKAAKEAGWDIHVVTRVGSRGDEIRAAGFNLIHLNMRRTSLQPLLLLKEIREVAQIYRRIRPDVVHHIALRPIVVGAFAAWFARLRKIINAPVGMGFVFSSDTTKARLLRPIVMMALRVALRGHNKLIIVENNDDRTDLITRNLTKPEQLFLIEGAGVSLIDFPYVKREREHNIIVMLAARLLREKGVREFVEAAKIFKAERLSCRFVLVGEPDPDNPGSVDRDELNGWCDQSIIEWNGRSENMAETIRHADIFCLPSYREGLPKSLLEAGASGCAIVTTAVPGCREIVTHLETGLLVPPRNAVALAEAIRMLVQDKKLRIDLAVSARKKVEDKFSNEIVIARTLEVYERAISNQPL, encoded by the coding sequence TTGTCCAAATCGCTTATTTATCTCATTGCCGAGGACTGGTTTTTTTTATCACATTTTATGGAAAGAGCCAAAGCGGCGAAAGAAGCGGGCTGGGATATTCATGTTGTTACCCGCGTCGGTAGTCGAGGCGATGAAATACGTGCTGCTGGATTCAATCTCATACATTTGAATATGCGGCGCACGAGCCTTCAACCTTTGCTCCTTTTAAAGGAGATAAGAGAGGTTGCTCAGATTTATCGGCGTATCAGACCCGATGTTGTCCATCACATTGCTCTGCGCCCGATTGTTGTAGGGGCGTTTGCGGCCTGGTTTGCGAGACTGAGGAAGATTATTAATGCGCCGGTAGGAATGGGTTTTGTTTTTTCCTCTGATACGACTAAGGCTCGTCTTTTGAGACCGATTGTTATGATGGCACTCAGGGTAGCGTTGAGGGGGCACAACAAACTGATAATCGTTGAAAATAACGATGACCGAACCGATTTGATTACACGTAATCTTACCAAGCCAGAACAACTCTTTTTGATAGAAGGTGCAGGCGTCAGCCTTATTGATTTTCCCTATGTAAAACGAGAGCGGGAACATAATATAATCGTCATGCTGGCAGCGCGTTTGTTGCGAGAAAAGGGCGTGAGGGAATTTGTAGAAGCTGCAAAAATTTTTAAGGCTGAGAGGCTGAGTTGTCGTTTCGTTCTGGTCGGTGAGCCGGATCCAGACAACCCTGGCAGCGTTGATCGAGATGAGCTGAATGGATGGTGCGATCAGAGCATTATTGAATGGAATGGTCGCTCGGAAAATATGGCTGAGACCATCCGCCATGCCGATATCTTCTGCTTGCCTTCCTATCGCGAGGGCTTGCCTAAATCCTTGCTCGAGGCCGGTGCTTCCGGTTGTGCAATCGTCACAACGGCTGTGCCAGGCTGCCGTGAAATCGTAACACACCTGGAGACGGGGCTTCTAGTCCCACCAAGGAATGCCGTTGCGCTTGCGGAAGCTATCAGAATGCTTGTACAGGATAAAAAATTACGCATAGATCTGGCTGTGTCAGCTCGAAAAAAGGTGGAAGATAAATTCTCGAACGAGATCGTGATAGCGCGAACTCTGGAGGTTTATGAACGCGCGATCTCCAACCAGCCTCTTTAA
- a CDS encoding glycosyltransferase family 2 protein produces MKETTRPTVSIIIPHYNQNRLLEKCVASIAPQLTDNDEIIIVDDHSVLSPALEMEDEIKRLRIILLPENRGAASARNLGAEQARGDYIVFLDADDVALPGRIEAQLKAMHLNGDWMGCVGDYTYQRDEKRIAASKETGEMFSIQRALFSGHIFAAGSTLMIKRKFFRDIGGYNPDFRVYEDWDLLLRAVLQSNIGHCGVLVALVSPSSRRAGKEDRLNVLSELSTRYGLRIPQRYQRRFSQALAYERASLYFRASKAWKGLGALVQGFIYAPITLSKRLFSRVVCGRP; encoded by the coding sequence ATGAAAGAAACAACGCGACCAACAGTTAGTATTATAATTCCACATTACAACCAGAATAGACTTCTGGAAAAATGCGTCGCTTCAATAGCACCACAGCTTACAGACAATGATGAAATCATCATTGTCGATGACCATAGTGTGCTGTCGCCTGCCCTTGAGATGGAAGACGAAATAAAAAGGCTTCGCATTATTCTACTGCCCGAAAACCGGGGGGCCGCATCTGCACGTAATCTTGGTGCAGAGCAGGCAAGGGGCGATTATATCGTTTTCCTGGATGCCGACGATGTGGCTTTGCCCGGACGTATCGAGGCTCAATTGAAAGCTATGCATTTAAATGGTGACTGGATGGGATGCGTAGGTGATTATACTTATCAACGCGACGAGAAGCGCATTGCTGCGTCGAAGGAAACGGGAGAGATGTTCAGCATCCAGCGGGCCCTTTTTTCGGGACATATTTTTGCGGCTGGCAGTACGCTGATGATAAAGCGTAAATTCTTTAGGGACATTGGCGGTTATAATCCAGATTTCAGGGTTTATGAAGACTGGGATTTACTCCTCCGGGCAGTGCTTCAATCTAATATAGGCCATTGTGGGGTGTTGGTTGCGCTGGTTTCTCCCTCGTCACGCAGGGCAGGAAAAGAAGATCGCCTGAACGTGCTGAGTGAACTCTCTACACGGTATGGTCTACGCATCCCTCAGCGTTACCAACGCCGTTTTTCACAGGCATTGGCTTATGAACGGGCGAGCTTATATTTTCGGGCGAGTAAAGCATGGAAAGGTTTGGGTGCTCTAGTCCAAGGCTTTATCTATGCGCCCATTACTCTATCCAAAAGACTTTTTTCCCGGGTAGTCTGTGGGAGGCCATAA
- a CDS encoding glycosyltransferase produces MTRKQIIIASAHPFMADMRLGTSYLSEALCKLGWDVLYIEQPTSPLHLCHPGARQVSWKKTKGALRLLSGEIQTFRFGDGHLTLFQTIVPWPHINMPLLRGEHMLNHWWRYALPRLSTVMKKLDLTSPVAFLTDSPYFYSLAKHLGLPTIYRYADRIQYFSEITPTLLAKQRSVLDTCSLVLYTSKAMQADLSERNGMTSYLPNGVNTSLYEKPYAEPPELNHIAKPRIIYSGTLGPWLDVAAIRAAAAALPDKQFVLLGKATMNHPELQGLSNIHFIGTVPHFRVPEFLQHSQVGIIPFDMLNQAEFVKAINPLKLYEYCAAGLPVVSYISEETTKPGDLINYYRTPEDFVASICDALERPDTEEILRKKWAREMSWDSRANELQRLINRLDEFSATSEHI; encoded by the coding sequence ATGACTAGAAAACAGATTATCATCGCATCCGCTCATCCGTTTATGGCAGACATGAGACTTGGTACTTCCTATCTCTCAGAGGCACTCTGTAAGCTGGGATGGGATGTTCTCTATATAGAACAACCGACAAGCCCCCTGCACCTTTGCCACCCCGGCGCTCGTCAAGTATCTTGGAAAAAAACAAAGGGCGCTCTACGCCTATTGTCAGGTGAGATTCAAACATTTCGCTTTGGTGACGGGCACCTAACACTTTTTCAGACCATTGTTCCATGGCCACATATTAATATGCCGCTATTGCGTGGCGAACATATGCTGAACCACTGGTGGCGATATGCCCTTCCGCGACTTTCGACCGTGATGAAAAAGCTCGATCTAACCAGCCCAGTCGCGTTCCTCACCGACAGTCCGTATTTTTATTCCTTGGCAAAACATCTTGGCCTCCCTACCATCTATCGGTATGCTGACCGAATCCAATATTTTTCTGAAATCACGCCCACATTGTTAGCGAAACAGCGCAGTGTATTAGACACGTGTAGTCTCGTTCTTTATACATCTAAAGCCATGCAGGCTGACTTGAGCGAACGGAATGGGATGACGTCTTATTTACCCAATGGCGTCAATACTTCGCTCTATGAAAAGCCCTATGCCGAGCCGCCTGAGTTGAACCATATCGCTAAGCCACGTATAATTTATAGTGGCACCCTCGGTCCATGGCTGGATGTCGCTGCGATACGCGCAGCCGCAGCTGCATTGCCGGATAAGCAATTTGTTCTGCTTGGTAAAGCCACCATGAACCACCCAGAACTTCAAGGCCTCTCCAACATCCACTTTATAGGAACAGTGCCTCATTTTAGGGTGCCTGAATTCCTCCAGCATTCCCAAGTCGGGATCATCCCGTTCGATATGTTAAATCAGGCTGAGTTCGTAAAGGCCATCAATCCGTTGAAGCTTTACGAATATTGTGCCGCAGGTCTTCCAGTCGTCAGCTATATTTCTGAAGAAACAACAAAGCCAGGAGATCTAATCAATTATTATAGAACACCAGAAGATTTTGTAGCTTCGATTTGCGATGCCCTTGAACGACCCGACACGGAGGAAATTCTCCGTAAAAAATGGGCAAGGGAGATGTCGTGGGACAGTCGAGCAAACGAGCTTCAGCGGTTGATAAATCGGTTAGATGAATTCTCTGCAACGTCGGAACATATTTAA